In a single window of the Heliangelus exortis chromosome 1, bHelExo1.hap1, whole genome shotgun sequence genome:
- the CLN5 gene encoding bis(monoacylglycero)phosphate synthase CLN5, translating into MAAARRSRLLLQLLLLLLTAAASGPSFSGGLRPQQRRWPVPYRRFAYRPRTDPYCQARYPFCPAGSGIPVMKEEDVIEVYRLQAPVWEFKYGDLLGRLNIMHDAVGFKSSLTGKNYTMEWYELFQLGNCTFPHLRPDMDAPFWCNQGAACFSEGIDDAHWRENGTLVLVTTISGTMFNEMAKWVKYDNETGIYYETWTVRASPDKKSRVWFESYECSKFILRTYQKLADLGAVFKKIQTNYTSAILFSGEPIYLGNETSIFGPRGNKTLAAAIRDFYYPFKPYRTLGAFFVDLLKIIDRVILNRQFYLFYNLEYWFLPMKFPYLKIVYEEIPLPVRSKTSLGV; encoded by the exons ATGGCAGCCGCTCGCCGCTCccggctgctcctgcagctgctgctgctgctgctgacagcgGCGGCCTCGGGACCGTCGTTCTCGGGGGGGCTCCGTCCCCAGCAGCGGCGGTGGCCGGTGCCTTACAG GCGCTTTGCTTACCGTCCCCGAACTGATCCTTACTGCCAAGCCCGTTACCCCTTCTGCCCCGCTGGCTCTGGCATCCCAGTTATGAAGGAAGAGGATGTCATTGAAGTGTACAGATTACAGGCTCCAGTCTGGGAGTTCAAATACGGGGACCTACTAGGACGTTTG AATATTATGCATGATGCTGTGGGTTTCAAGAGCTCTCTAACGGGTAAAAACTACACGATGGAGTGGTATGAACTCTTCCAGCTTGGGAATTGCACATTTCCACATCTCCGGCCTGACATGGATGCACCATTTTGGTGTAACCAAGGAGCTGCTTGCTTTTCTGAAGGAATAGATGATGCACACTGGAGGGAAAATGGAACTCTGGTTCTCGTGACCACAATATCAG GAACCATGTTTAATGAAATGGCAAAATGGGTGAAATATGACAATGAGACTGGAATTTACTACGAGACCTGGACAGTTCGAGCAAGCCCTGACAAAAAATCAAGAGTATGGTTTGAGTCATATGAGTGCTCTAAATTTATACTGAGAACATACCAGAAGTTGGCTGACTTAGGAGCGGTCTTTAAGAAGATACAAACAAATTATACAAGCGCCATTTTATTCAGCGGAGAACCTATTTATTTGGGAAATGAAACATCAATTTTTGGACCACGAGGAAACAAGACATTGGCTGCAGCTATAAGAGACTTCTATTATCCATTCAAACCTTATCGGACACTCGGGGCGTTTTTTGTGGATCTTCTAAAAATAATCGATCGCGTCATCTTGAATCGTCAGTTTTACCTCTTCTACAACTTGGAATACTGGTTTCTACCCATGAAGTTCCCTTATCTCAAAATAGTTTATGAAGAGATCCCTTTACCTGTCAGAAGCAAAACATCCTTGGGTGTGTAA